The sequence TCAGATATGTAGTAAATTTTCCTGTTACTTCATTTTAAGAGTTATGGTTCTTAACATgtcatataaatgacaataaataGTCACTCAACTTTCTGTCGAAAAGTTAGGAATTTATAGGTCAGTTAATCTAGATGCCCTAGGTTAGCTGAACTGCAAGTCTTTTGTGCTGCAATCAAACCTTGGTTCAAATGTTGACATCTCAATTCCTTGCTTTAAAGATATAATTCCAGTGATCACGTGATCAAATACTTCAACTACATGCCAGTCAATGTTTCAAAACCAAACGATGCAGAGGAGTTTATGTTTTATATGCCAAAGTTGCAGTCATTTTGTTCTCTATGCGTATACTTACAGAAGCAGATGTCTCCCACAAAATTTATTAGTGTTCTGATCAGAGACTAATTGATGCACATTGACAGCTATTCTTACATTGTTTGGTTCAATTATCGTCTAATCATGATTCACTTTCAAGAATTAGAAGTATCATGCAAGTCATGAATCCTGTACAGGGAAACAAAACCGATAATGGGTATACTCACAAGACACCATGTTTAAACATGATGCTAGATCAAAAGCAACAGGCAAAGAACCAGTCATTTAAGAGGTTTTCTCAACTGCTGCTGTGTCACCTGCCTTTTTATGAGACCAGTCACACCCTTAGTGAAATTTAGCATTAGTTGATTGACCTTGGTAGCTTAAACAAGTGAATGATTTGATTATGGTTTAATTTCATCTGGTTCCAATCAATTTGAGTAATAATTTACTTGGATGCTACATTGATATCCATTTGCCCATTTTTGCTGAATGTTTTGGTTTTACTAGCAACTATGATGCCATTTGTCCATCTTAGCCTAATGTTTTGGTTCTACTAGCAACTTGATTTTGTAGATGGATATGAAGTTAATTGGAAtagtattctttttcttttgtattgCCGCCAAGTGCAACTCTTGTGTTCTAGTCCTTTCTCTACCAAACCTTCTACCTTGCAGAATGTATTTGAATTTCCTCTTTTATTAATTCACATAAGAATGAGATCGATCATGCTTGTGTCACATAGTGTATCACATTCATACATAACAAATCTTGcatacatgatgaatcttgcagGTAACTGCCAGTTGTCTATTAATTTGTCACCTTTTTGTTTTGTCAGGCCTTTGATAGAGAAGGCAAACTACGAGCGATTTGTGGTGGAGGAAGGTATGACCAGCTGCTGTCCACATTTGGAAGTGATGACATTCCCGCTTGTGGGTTTGGGTTCGGAGATGCAGTTATAGTGGAAGTAAATATCTGGTTGCTTTATTGTTAATGTTGTTTTTGAGACATCCAGAATTAAGATACTCGTTATTAGATAAATATGAACGTCCCGACAGAAATTTAAATCTTAAGAAGAACATGCAACTGTTACTCAATTTTTAGTCAACTGATTTATTCACtattcatttgaaacaattcatCAAGTGACCATCTCCCTTCATATCTGCCATAACCATCATTTAACATCTTCTGAATGGTCATCTTTGCAGTTGCTAAAGGAAAAAGGGCTTCTGCCTGATCTGGGTCGCCAAGTAGATGACATTGTATTTCCACTGGATGAGGAGCTTGAAGGACAAGCCTCCATGGTCGCCTCCGCCCTCAGAAGAAAAGGCCATAGTGTTGACCTTGTAGAAGATAAACGCCTTAAATGGTATGTCTTAAACTGTTAAGTTTCACTAATTTAATAAAACCCCATAGGTATAGCCTGAAAATGTATATCATGCAAGAAACTAACAACTTGTGTAATTTTGAAATGACTCttgattgttatttcttgattactTGATAGGGTTTTTAAGCACGCCGAACGAGTCAATGCAAGCAGGCTTATCTTGGTTGGGAACTCTGAGTGGCAACGAGGTATGGTTCGCGTCAAGGTCCTATCGACCAGAGAAGAATACGAAACTAAAATCGATGAACTTAACTGAGTGTTATAGATGATTGGTTATTTCTGGGCCTTCATCCTTGTCGATTAGTGAACCTTTCCTATTTATAGAATTGCTGCCAATAACAGGTGAGTTTTCTCTTAGTGGATTGCTACATTGATCGTTACCCACTCCCATCATTTCTAGTCGATTTGGTTGAGCCTCATTTTTGTACAAGCGCAATGTATTATGTTGAAATACAAGTCTTATGTACCTCATACTGCACCTTCCAACTTTTAAATATGTGCCTGTTATTTGTTCTTTCTCCACTTATCTGTTCAAACATTCTCTTATAATGGAAATAACTGTACTGCATATCAGAGTGTTGAAGAACTGCAGTGACTAATATGTTGAAGCATTTGACCACCATGGATGCCTGCACAAAAGCTACCTCTGCAAACATATATATTTTGACAGGGAGAGAGAGTAAGAGAAACTGGAGCATGGAGTAGGATGATGCATCTGACTGGTATATTCCACCAGTGTTGCATTACAAAGGTACTCATCATAAGCAACTGATATGATATCTTTCTTCTTCTTAAAATGACATcagagttattattattattattattattattactccaACACTCTTTTGTATTGCTACTGCATCTTTCTTGCATTTAAGTAAAGCTTAAAACATATATAGAGTGGGGTCAATGGTACGACCCTACTAACCCTGTCACAAACCCTACATCCAACATTGGATTTCCCGTGTCTCAGGAGATGGGAGCAGTGGGAGCAGTATGTTAGTTCTGTGCACTTGGGGTGTTCGGCAAATTGAATCTGAAGGCCTCGGCCGTCTCCCCCTTTCCTCCTCAGTTGGAAACGTATACGCCCACGTAACCGAAGCCGACGACGAAGAACGCCATGGATTGGGCGAACAAGTAGACGTAGAAGAGGTCGCGGCCGAACATGATGTCGTAGATGGTGCAGTACAAGAGGAAGAGTCCCATGAGGACCTCCATCAGGTGGATTCTGATGCAACCGAGGTATCATCATCAGTACAAGTAGGCGGCACTCTTTTGTCCTTGAGATGACGACTCTGCAGCGTTCGTTTACCTTTCCACGATGCGGCATCGAGATCTCCTGTGCGACCTGGAGCTGTTCTTGTTCCTGGAAGCGTTCCCCAGCTTGGCGGTGACGATCCACTCGTAGACGCGGTTCGCCTCCAGAAGCCCTATTATGGTTGCCTTGGCTCGGTGCATCGCCATGACGTTCTCGAACAGGATCCAGAAGATGATCAGGTGGAAGGACCTGCGCCATGATCCAACAGGGAAGCTTTCTCATGGGAATCTCATGTCGTTAGCGTGATTCAGGATTTGGGTAACCTGGGCGTGCAGATGGCGTTGAGGACGGTGGTGGCGGAGGGGATGTAGACGGCGATGAACTTGGGAAGATGGACGTCCGGGAGCAGGACGCACGCCGGGATGATCACGCAGTAGAAGAAGAAGGTCACAAAGTGGGCGACAATCTTCCTCACGAAGAAGAAGTCGTAGATGACATGGAACTTCTTCCAAGCGGACACTCTCTGCAGGAAACTACATCGCTTGCTACAGTAGGAGCTTCGGGGGAGATCTCCAAAGGAGGAGGGTTTCGAGGGTACCTTGCAGCATAGGATCTCTTTCAGCATCTTCCGGAACAAGTTTGCCGGGCCACAAGACCACCGGTGCTGCTGAAAGCGGTACGCCTTGAACGTGCTGGGTAGCTCGTTCTTCACCTGCAAGCACTAGTAGATGATCCATCCGAGTTCGGTTGGGAGAGCAGAGATGACACTTACTGCCAGGTCGCCGACGAACACGAACTTCCACCCTCTGAGGGAAGCCCTGACTGCAAGATCCATGTCTTCCACGGTGGTCCGGTCCTTCCACCCTCCGGCGTCGACGAGGGCTTCCATCCTCCACACCCCCGCAGTGCCTGCAGATGCATGCATCCGTGACCGTCGTCTCCTGGTCATGCATGCGAAGAGGGAGGAGGGCCCTTACCGTTGAACCCGAAGAAGGAGTACGTGGAAGACCCTACTTCCTGCTCCACGCTGAAGTGGTAATCCAGAGACATCTCTTGGAGGCGGGTCAGGAGGCATTCGTCAGCATTCACTGCACCAGAACGGATAGACGTGGTCGATGATGAATAACGAGAGCTACCAACCACCTGCAAGCACTAGTAGATGATCACCATCGACGGGCTcaccgaacttccatcgagcttgCACCAGAGCGAGCTCAGGGTTAGTGAGAAGGAAAGGGATGGTCCTCCACAGGTAGTCGGGGTCGGGTTGGAAGTCGGCATCAAAGATGGCGACGAAGTCGCAGTCTTTGGCGTAGCTCTTCTCGAGGCCTTCGCGAAGGGCGCCCGCCTTGTAGCCGCTTCGGCTGTTCCTGAACTCGTACTCCACGTTGACTCCCTTGCTCGCCCACGACTGGCACTCGTATTCCACCATCTCCTGCGACGACCACGGCAACCAAAAGCAAGCATCGCAGGTGAGCAAAGCAT comes from Musa acuminata AAA Group cultivar baxijiao chromosome BXJ3-3, Cavendish_Baxijiao_AAA, whole genome shotgun sequence and encodes:
- the LOC135633591 gene encoding glucomannan 4-beta-mannosyltransferase 1-like isoform X1, producing the protein MRNPVLVEGAGDGAAVGERLLVLWRRIRTPMVVPLLWALMYACAFMSVMLFAERVYMAIVIVLVKLLRIKRYTKYKLDSMRQEMEAAESHPMVLVQIPMFNEKEVYRLSIGAACAMSWPSNKMIVQVLDDSTDPVIKVMIPAPATEKEPPWQRHAMDDALLTCDACFWLPWSSQEMVEYECQSWASKGVNVEYEFRNSRSGYKAGALREGLEKSYAKDCDFVAIFDADFQPDPDYLWRTIPFLLTNPELALVQARWKFVNADECLLTRLQEMSLDYHFSVEQEVGSSTYSFFGFNGTAGVWRMEALVDAGGWKDRTTVEDMDLAVRASLRGWKFVFVGDLACLQVKNELPSTFKAYRFQQHRWSCGPANLFRKMLKEILCCKVPSKPSSFGDLPRSSYCSKRCSFLQRVSAWKKFHVIYDFFFVRKIVAHFVTFFFYCVIIPACVLLPDVHLPKFIAVYIPSATTVLNAICTPRSFHLIIFWILFENVMAMHRAKATIIGLLEANRVYEWIVTAKLGNASRNKNSSRSHRRSRCRIVERIHLMEVLMGLFLLYCTIYDIMFGRDLFYVYLFAQSMAFFVVGFGYVGVYVSN
- the LOC135633591 gene encoding glucomannan 4-beta-mannosyltransferase 1-like isoform X7 — protein: MSWPSNKMIVQVLDDSTDPVIKVMIPAPATEKEPPWQRHAMDDALLTCDACFWLPWSSQEMVEYECQSWASKGVNVEYEFRNSRSGYKAGALREGLEKSYAKDCDFVAIFDADFQPDPDYLWRTIPFLLTNPELALVQARWKFVNADECLLTRLQEMSLDYHFSVEQEVGSSTYSFFGFNGTAGVWRMEALVDAGGWKDRTTVEDMDLAVRASLRGWKFVFVGDLACLQVKNELPSTFKAYRFQQHRWSCGPANLFRKMLKEILCCKVPSKPSSFGDLPRSSYCSKRCSFLQRVSAWKKFHVIYDFFFVRKIVAHFVTFFFYCVIIPACVLLPDVHLPKFIAVYIPSATTVLNAICTPRSFHLIIFWILFENVMAMHRAKATIIGLLEANRVYEWIVTAKLGNASRNKNSSRSHRRSRCRIVERIHLMEVLMGLFLLYCTIYDIMFGRDLFYVYLFAQSMAFFVVGFGYVGVYVSN
- the LOC135633591 gene encoding glucomannan 4-beta-mannosyltransferase 1-like isoform X3, translating into MRNPVLVEGAGDGAAVGERLLVLWRRIRTPMVVPLLWALMYACAFMSVMLFAERVYMAIVIVLVKLLRIKRYTKYKLDSMRQEMEAAESHPMVLVQIPMFNEKEVYRLSIGAACAMSWPSNKMIVQVLDDSTDPVIKVMIPAPATEKEPPWQRHAMDDALLTCDACFWLPWSSQEMVEYECQSWASKGVNVEYEFRNSRSGYKAGALREGLEKSYAKDCDFVAIFDADFQPDPDYLWRTIPFLLTNPELALVQARWKFVNADECLLTRLQEMSLDYHFSVEQEVGSSTYSFFGFNGTAGVWRMEALVDAGGWKDRTTVEDMDLAVRASLRGWKFVFVGDLACLQVKNELPSTFKAYRFQQHRWSCGPANLFRKMLKEILCCKRVSAWKKFHVIYDFFFVRKIVAHFVTFFFYCVIIPACVLLPDVHLPKFIAVYIPSATTVLNAICTPRSFHLIIFWILFENVMAMHRAKATIIGLLEANRVYEWIVTAKLGNASRNKNSSRSHRRSRCRIVERIHLMEVLMGLFLLYCTIYDIMFGRDLFYVYLFAQSMAFFVVGFGYVGVYVSN
- the LOC135633591 gene encoding glucomannan 4-beta-mannosyltransferase 1-like isoform X6 translates to MRNPVLVEGAGDGAAVGERLLVLWRRIRTPMVVPLLWALMYACAFMSVMLFAERVYMAIVIVLVKLLRIKRYTKYKLDSMRQEMEAAESHPMVLVQIPMFNEKEVYRLSIGAACAMSWPSNKMIVQVLDDSTDPVIKEMVEYECQSWASKGVNVEYEFRNSRSGYKAGALREGLEKSYAKDCDFVAIFDADFQPDPDYLWRTIPFLLTNPELALVQARWKFVNADECLLTRLQEMSLDYHFSVEQEVGSSTYSFFGFNGTAGVWRMEALVDAGGWKDRTTVEDMDLAVRASLRGWKFVFVGDLAVKNELPSTFKAYRFQQHRWSCGPANLFRKMLKEILCCKRVSAWKKFHVIYDFFFVRKIVAHFVTFFFYCVIIPACVLLPDVHLPKFIAVYIPSATTVLNAICTPRSFHLIIFWILFENVMAMHRAKATIIGLLEANRVYEWIVTAKLGNASRNKNSSRSHRRSRCRIVERIHLMEVLMGLFLLYCTIYDIMFGRDLFYVYLFAQSMAFFVVGFGYVGVYVSN
- the LOC135633591 gene encoding glucomannan 4-beta-mannosyltransferase 1-like isoform X2, with amino-acid sequence MRNPVLVEGAGDGAAVGERLLVLWRRIRTPMVVPLLWALMYACAFMSVMLFAERVYMAIVIVLVKLLRIKRYTKYKLDSMRQEMEAAESHPMVLVQIPMFNEKEVYRLSIGAACAMSWPSNKMIVQVLDDSTDPVIKVMIPAPATEKEPPWQRHAMDDALLTCDACFWLPWSSQEMVEYECQSWASKGVNVEYEFRNSRSGYKAGALREGLEKSYAKDCDFVAIFDADFQPDPDYLWRTIPFLLTNPELALVQARWKFVNADECLLTRLQEMSLDYHFSVEQEVGSSTYSFFGFNGTAGVWRMEALVDAGGWKDRTTVEDMDLAVRASLRGWKFVFVGDLAVKNELPSTFKAYRFQQHRWSCGPANLFRKMLKEILCCKVPSKPSSFGDLPRSSYCSKRCSFLQRVSAWKKFHVIYDFFFVRKIVAHFVTFFFYCVIIPACVLLPDVHLPKFIAVYIPSATTVLNAICTPRSFHLIIFWILFENVMAMHRAKATIIGLLEANRVYEWIVTAKLGNASRNKNSSRSHRRSRCRIVERIHLMEVLMGLFLLYCTIYDIMFGRDLFYVYLFAQSMAFFVVGFGYVGVYVSN
- the LOC135633591 gene encoding glucomannan 4-beta-mannosyltransferase 1-like isoform X4, with protein sequence MRNPVLVEGAGDGAAVGERLLVLWRRIRTPMVVPLLWALMYACAFMSVMLFAERVYMAIVIVLVKLLRIKRYTKYKLDSMRQEMEAAESHPMVLVQIPMFNEKEVYRLSIGAACAMSWPSNKMIVQVLDDSTDPVIKVMIPAPATEKEPPWQRHAMDDALLTCDACFWLPWSSQEMVEYECQSWASKGVNVEYEFRNSRSGYKAGALREGLEKSYAKDCDFVAIFDADFQPDPDYLWRTIPFLLTNPELALVQARWKFVNADECLLTRLQEMSLDYHFSVEQEVGSSTYSFFGFNGTAGVWRMEALVDAGGWKDRTTVEDMDLAVRASLRGWKFVFVGDLAVKNELPSTFKAYRFQQHRWSCGPANLFRKMLKEILCCKRVSAWKKFHVIYDFFFVRKIVAHFVTFFFYCVIIPACVLLPDVHLPKFIAVYIPSATTVLNAICTPRSFHLIIFWILFENVMAMHRAKATIIGLLEANRVYEWIVTAKLGNASRNKNSSRSHRRSRCRIVERIHLMEVLMGLFLLYCTIYDIMFGRDLFYVYLFAQSMAFFVVGFGYVGVYVSN
- the LOC135633591 gene encoding glucomannan 4-beta-mannosyltransferase 1-like isoform X5, which translates into the protein MRNPVLVEGAGDGAAVGERLLVLWRRIRTPMVVPLLWALMYACAFMSVMLFAERVYMAIVIVLVKLLRIKRYTKYKLDSMRQEMEAAESHPMVLVQIPMFNEKEVYRLSIGAACAMSWPSNKMIVQVLDDSTDPVIKEMVEYECQSWASKGVNVEYEFRNSRSGYKAGALREGLEKSYAKDCDFVAIFDADFQPDPDYLWRTIPFLLTNPELALVQARWKFVNADECLLTRLQEMSLDYHFSVEQEVGSSTYSFFGFNGTAGVWRMEALVDAGGWKDRTTVEDMDLAVRASLRGWKFVFVGDLACLQVKNELPSTFKAYRFQQHRWSCGPANLFRKMLKEILCCKVPSKPSSFGDLPRSSYCSKRCSFLQRVSAWKKFHVIYDFFFVRKIVAHFVTFFFYCVIIPACVLLPDVHLPKFIAVYIPSATTVLNAICTPRSFHLIIFWILFENVMAMHRAKATIIGLLEANRVYEWIVTAKLGNASRNKNSSRSHRRSRCRIVERIHLMEVLMGLFLLYCTIYDIMFGRDLFYVYLFAQSMAFFVVGFGYVGVYVSN